One stretch of Paraburkholderia fungorum DNA includes these proteins:
- a CDS encoding MotA/TolQ/ExbB proton channel family protein, translating to MAGSSGIIHYLQSSDAITHGVAYVLLAMSIASWCFLIVKSWILTRAKRQATHAITRFWQAPTLSEGVSVLKRTDRERVFAPLAEAALHAAEVDIPGALLARVERSERVLRALRQALSASQRRLEFGQVLLASVGSTAPFVGLLGTVWGIYHALGSIAASGQAQIENVAGPVGEALIMTAFGLVVAIPAVLAYNVLGRLVRQLSEELDGFAHDLHAYVCAPAEQAQPMVRAQQASTHQA from the coding sequence ATGGCAGGCAGCAGCGGCATCATCCATTACCTGCAATCCAGCGATGCGATTACGCACGGTGTCGCGTATGTGCTGCTGGCCATGTCGATCGCAAGCTGGTGCTTTCTGATCGTCAAAAGCTGGATTCTCACTCGCGCCAAACGTCAGGCTACGCATGCCATTACGCGGTTCTGGCAGGCCCCTACGCTGTCCGAAGGCGTCTCCGTGCTCAAGCGTACGGATCGCGAGCGCGTGTTCGCGCCGCTCGCCGAAGCGGCGCTTCACGCGGCTGAGGTCGACATTCCCGGTGCGTTGCTGGCTCGCGTCGAACGGAGCGAGCGCGTGCTGCGGGCGCTGCGCCAGGCGCTCAGCGCGTCGCAGCGGCGGCTCGAGTTCGGGCAGGTGCTGCTGGCGTCGGTGGGCAGCACGGCACCGTTTGTCGGCTTGCTCGGGACGGTGTGGGGCATTTATCACGCGCTCGGCAGCATCGCCGCGAGCGGGCAGGCGCAGATCGAGAACGTCGCCGGGCCGGTTGGCGAAGCGCTGATCATGACCGCCTTCGGCCTCGTGGTCGCGATTCCGGCGGTGCTTGCCTATAACGTGCTCGGGCGTCTCGTGCGGCAGTTGTCGGAGGAACTCGACGGCTTTGCGCACGATCTGCATGCGTATGTGTGCGCGCCGGCCGAGCAGGCTCAGCCGATGGTGCGGGCGCAGCAGGCGTCGACGCATCAGGCTTGA
- the dapB gene encoding 4-hydroxy-tetrahydrodipicolinate reductase — MKIAIAGASGRMGRMLIETVLNDPAATLSGALVRSGSAHLGQDAGAFLGKPTGVLLTDDIERVFAESDYLIDFTRPDGTLQHLEAAQRHNVKMVIGTTGFDNAQKAQLRAAGDKIGVVFASNMSVGVNVTLKLLEFAAKHFATGYDIEIIEAHHRHKVDAPSGTALTMGEVIAGALGRNLDDCAVYGREGVTGERDPSTIGFSAIRGGDIVGDHTVLFAGTGERIEITHKSSSRLSYAQGSLRAVHFLENHQAGFFDMQDVLGLR; from the coding sequence ATGAAAATTGCCATTGCTGGCGCATCGGGCCGTATGGGCCGCATGCTCATCGAAACCGTCCTCAACGATCCCGCCGCCACGCTGTCCGGCGCGCTTGTCCGTAGCGGCTCCGCGCATCTCGGCCAGGACGCGGGCGCGTTTCTCGGCAAACCCACGGGCGTTCTGCTGACCGACGACATCGAGCGCGTGTTCGCCGAATCCGACTATCTGATCGACTTCACGCGCCCCGACGGCACGCTGCAGCATCTCGAAGCGGCGCAGCGTCACAACGTGAAAATGGTGATCGGCACGACCGGTTTCGACAATGCGCAGAAAGCGCAGCTGCGCGCGGCCGGCGACAAGATCGGCGTCGTGTTCGCATCGAACATGAGCGTGGGCGTGAACGTTACGCTGAAGCTGCTCGAATTCGCTGCAAAGCATTTCGCGACCGGCTACGACATCGAAATCATCGAGGCGCATCACCGTCACAAGGTCGATGCACCGTCTGGCACCGCGCTGACCATGGGCGAAGTGATCGCCGGCGCGCTCGGCCGTAATCTCGACGACTGCGCGGTCTATGGCCGCGAAGGCGTGACCGGCGAGCGCGATCCGTCCACGATCGGGTTCTCGGCAATTCGCGGTGGCGATATTGTCGGCGATCATACGGTGCTGTTCGCGGGTACTGGCGAGCGTATCGAGATCACGCACAAATCGTCGAGCCGTTTGTCTTATGCGCAAGGCTCGCTTCGTGCTGTACATTTTCTCGAGAATCACCAAGCGGGTTTCTTCGATATGCAGGACGTGTTGGGTCTGCGGTAA
- a CDS encoding outer membrane protein assembly factor BamE: MRGTLIAVATVAVLAGCSTYDSLTQRVAQSITPYRITVVQGNFVSAEAAAQMKVGMTRAQVRQLLGTPLLTDMFHADRWDYVFYFKRGSTAIVQQRDFVVFFSGDIVTSWQGGEDLPSNLELLAEIDGDRRGGRRAATATAASAASAPAATAAAPAAASAVDGAAASAVPSADANAEAAQAANRATGAVQTSPGNPRSAVPSAPTANGGGIPSQGPTAQGQPQFQFHRPPPPQQPDNNSNPVGPTGPQSSNGGPTLNAPLTASPATSSGTGS, translated from the coding sequence ATGCGGGGTACCTTGATCGCTGTTGCGACTGTCGCGGTTCTTGCCGGATGTTCCACTTACGACAGCCTGACACAGCGTGTTGCCCAAAGCATCACGCCGTACCGGATTACAGTGGTGCAAGGCAATTTTGTTTCGGCAGAAGCTGCAGCCCAGATGAAAGTCGGCATGACCCGTGCGCAAGTGCGTCAGTTGCTTGGCACGCCTCTTCTGACCGACATGTTCCACGCAGACCGCTGGGACTACGTGTTCTATTTCAAGCGCGGCTCGACGGCAATCGTGCAGCAGCGCGACTTCGTAGTGTTCTTCTCGGGTGACATCGTCACCAGCTGGCAGGGTGGCGAAGATCTGCCGTCCAACCTCGAGTTGCTCGCCGAAATCGACGGCGACAGGCGCGGTGGCAGAAGGGCGGCTACGGCGACTGCCGCCAGTGCGGCGAGCGCGCCGGCAGCTACCGCTGCGGCGCCTGCTGCCGCGTCGGCTGTCGACGGTGCCGCGGCGTCCGCTGTTCCGTCCGCGGACGCAAACGCGGAAGCCGCGCAGGCCGCCAATCGGGCGACCGGTGCTGTGCAAACGTCGCCGGGTAATCCGCGCTCGGCCGTGCCTAGCGCGCCGACCGCGAATGGCGGCGGCATCCCGTCGCAAGGTCCGACGGCTCAAGGCCAGCCGCAGTTCCAGTTCCATCGTCCGCCGCCGCCGCAACAGCCGGACAACAACAGCAATCCGGTGGGACCGACCGGTCCGCAAAGCAGCAACGGCGGCCCGACGCTCAACGCACCGTTGACCGCGTCCCCGGCCACTTCGTCGGGAACGGGCAGCTAA
- the fur gene encoding ferric iron uptake transcriptional regulator, whose translation MTNPTDLKNIGLKATLPRLKILEIFQHSPVRHLTAEDVYRNLLHEELDIGLATVYRVLTQFEQAGLLSRSNFESGKAVFELNEGSHHDHLVCLDCGLVEEFFDPEIENRQQSIAKERGFKLQEHALALYGACTKENCPHRKH comes from the coding sequence ATGACCAATCCAACCGATCTCAAGAATATCGGGCTCAAGGCGACCCTTCCGCGCCTCAAAATCCTTGAGATTTTTCAGCATAGCCCGGTGCGTCACCTGACCGCCGAAGACGTGTACCGCAACCTCCTGCACGAAGAGCTCGATATCGGCCTGGCAACCGTATATCGGGTGCTGACGCAATTCGAGCAGGCAGGCCTGCTCTCGCGCAGCAATTTCGAGTCGGGTAAGGCGGTGTTCGAATTGAACGAAGGGTCGCACCACGACCACCTCGTGTGCCTCGATTGCGGGCTCGTCGAAGAATTTTTCGACCCCGAAATCGAGAATCGCCAGCAGTCCATTGCGAAGGAACGCGGCTTCAAGCTGCAGGAACACGCACTGGCGCTCTACGGCGCCTGCACGAAGGAAAATTGCCCGCATCGCAAGCACTGA
- a CDS encoding ureidoglycolate lyase has protein sequence MKTLQLERLTRAAFAPFGEVIELDGARHFAINGGTTERYHDLARVDVTEQGGRPLINLFRAQPRAFPVDITMMERHPLGSQAFIPLRDEHYLVVVAPAGEFDPAQMRAFWTDSWQGVSYAKGVWHHPLLALDRVSDFIVVDRGGEQPNCDEISLTEPWRLAFEVSEELIAQA, from the coding sequence ATGAAAACATTGCAGCTGGAACGCCTGACGCGCGCGGCTTTCGCGCCGTTCGGCGAGGTCATCGAACTGGATGGCGCGCGTCATTTCGCGATCAATGGGGGCACGACCGAGCGCTATCACGACCTCGCTCGCGTCGACGTGACGGAGCAGGGCGGCCGACCGCTGATCAACCTGTTCCGCGCGCAGCCACGCGCCTTTCCGGTCGATATCACGATGATGGAAAGGCATCCGCTCGGCAGTCAGGCTTTCATTCCCTTACGCGACGAACATTACCTGGTCGTGGTCGCGCCCGCAGGCGAGTTCGACCCGGCCCAGATGCGCGCTTTCTGGACCGATTCGTGGCAGGGCGTGAGCTATGCAAAAGGCGTGTGGCATCACCCGTTGCTGGCGCTCGATCGGGTGAGCGATTTCATCGTGGTGGACCGGGGCGGCGAGCAGCCCAATTGCGATGAAATCTCATTAACCGAGCCTTGGCGGCTGGCGTTCGAGGTGAGTGAGGAGCTGATCGCGCAGGCGTAA
- the alc gene encoding allantoicase: protein MANPILDPNAPAFTRRYMNLADPRLGAKALYASDEFFAPKERMLDPQPAVFIPGKYDDHGKWMDGWETRRKRTTGHDHCVIRLARPGVVHGVDLDTSHFTGNFPPAASIDACYADGDTPPDNADWQPLVPATTLQGNQHHYVEVNDARAFTHLRVNLYPDGGLARLRVYGQPKRDWERVERGTLLDLAAIENGAYLVAANNQHFGPASQMLMPGRGVNMGDGWETRRRREPGNDWAIVALARPGVIRKIEVDTAHFKGNFPDRCSLQAASVTGGTDDSLVTQAMFWPLLLDEQKLQMDHVHTFTDGLASLGPVTHVRFNIFPDGGVSRLRLWGEIA, encoded by the coding sequence ATGGCTAATCCGATCCTCGACCCCAACGCTCCCGCCTTCACCCGTCGCTACATGAATCTCGCCGACCCGCGTCTGGGCGCGAAGGCGCTGTACGCGAGCGACGAATTCTTCGCGCCGAAAGAGCGCATGCTCGACCCGCAACCGGCGGTGTTTATCCCCGGCAAGTACGACGATCACGGCAAATGGATGGACGGCTGGGAAACCCGCCGCAAGCGCACCACCGGCCACGACCACTGCGTGATCCGCCTCGCGCGACCGGGCGTCGTGCACGGCGTGGACCTCGACACGAGCCACTTCACGGGCAATTTTCCGCCGGCTGCGTCGATCGACGCCTGTTACGCGGACGGCGACACGCCGCCCGATAACGCCGACTGGCAGCCGCTCGTGCCCGCGACCACGTTGCAGGGTAACCAGCACCATTACGTCGAAGTGAACGACGCGCGCGCCTTCACGCATCTGCGCGTGAATCTGTACCCGGACGGCGGCCTCGCGCGTTTGCGCGTGTACGGTCAGCCGAAACGCGACTGGGAACGCGTCGAGCGTGGCACGCTGCTGGACCTTGCCGCCATCGAAAACGGCGCGTATCTGGTGGCCGCGAACAATCAGCATTTCGGTCCTGCTTCGCAGATGCTGATGCCGGGCCGCGGCGTCAACATGGGCGACGGCTGGGAAACGCGGCGGCGTCGCGAGCCGGGCAACGACTGGGCGATCGTCGCGCTGGCGCGGCCGGGCGTGATCCGCAAGATCGAAGTGGATACGGCGCACTTCAAGGGCAATTTCCCCGACCGCTGTTCGCTGCAGGCCGCGTCGGTTACGGGCGGCACCGACGATTCGCTCGTCACGCAGGCGATGTTCTGGCCGCTGCTGCTCGACGAACAGAAGCTGCAGATGGATCACGTGCATACCTTCACCGACGGCCTCGCATCGCTCGGTCCGGTGACCCACGTTCGTTTCAATATCTTTCCGGACGGCGGCGTATCGCGGCTGCGTCTGTGGGGTGAAATCGCTTAA
- a CDS encoding C4-dicarboxylate transporter DctA, with protein sequence MLKFFNSLFGRVVIALVAGIVIGAVYPHFAQSLRPLGDGFLKLIKMVIGPIVFCVVVSGMAHAGDLRKVGRVGLKAVVYFEVMTTIALVIGAVLAYATRPGVGMNINLHSLDPASLATYTENAKSLKDTAGFLLKIIPDTAINAFATGDILQILVFSVLFGSALSLLGNKAQRVSSLIDELSQVFFRVMGFIIKLAPLGVLGAIAFTTGTYGVESLKQLGMLVLVFYVSCFVFVAVVLGVVMRLAGFSIFKLIRYLREELSIVLGTASSDAVLPQIMRKLEWMGVKDSTVGLVIPTGYSFNLDGFSIYLTLAVIFIAQATNTPLSLHDLIVVVLVSLVTSKGAHGIPGSAIVILAATLSAIPAIPVLGLVLILPVDWFVGIARALTNLIGNCVATVVVAVWENDIDRVRAHRVLNRDAALRYVPAGEDAGVEALSGERVPAV encoded by the coding sequence GTGTTGAAATTTTTCAATTCGCTGTTTGGCCGGGTCGTCATAGCGCTGGTGGCGGGTATCGTGATCGGCGCGGTGTATCCGCATTTCGCGCAGTCGCTGCGTCCGCTCGGCGACGGCTTTCTCAAGCTGATCAAAATGGTGATCGGGCCGATCGTGTTCTGCGTGGTGGTCAGTGGCATGGCGCACGCGGGCGATCTGCGCAAGGTCGGGCGCGTCGGCCTGAAAGCGGTGGTCTACTTCGAGGTCATGACGACGATCGCGCTCGTGATCGGCGCCGTGCTCGCCTACGCGACGCGGCCGGGCGTCGGCATGAACATCAACCTGCATTCACTCGATCCGGCGTCGCTCGCGACTTACACCGAGAACGCGAAAAGTCTCAAGGACACCGCGGGATTTCTGCTGAAGATCATCCCCGACACGGCCATCAACGCGTTTGCCACCGGCGATATCCTGCAAATTCTGGTGTTTTCGGTGCTGTTCGGCTCCGCTCTGTCGCTGCTTGGAAATAAGGCGCAGCGCGTGAGCAGCCTGATCGACGAACTCTCGCAAGTGTTTTTCCGCGTGATGGGTTTCATCATCAAGCTCGCGCCGCTCGGCGTGCTCGGCGCGATTGCGTTCACCACCGGCACCTACGGCGTCGAGTCGCTGAAGCAACTCGGCATGCTCGTGCTGGTGTTTTACGTGAGCTGTTTCGTGTTCGTCGCGGTCGTGCTGGGCGTCGTCATGCGGCTCGCGGGCTTCAGCATCTTCAAGCTGATCCGCTACCTGCGCGAAGAACTGTCGATCGTGCTCGGCACCGCTTCGTCCGACGCCGTTCTGCCGCAGATCATGCGCAAGCTCGAATGGATGGGCGTCAAGGATTCGACCGTCGGCCTGGTCATTCCGACCGGCTACTCCTTCAATCTCGATGGCTTTTCCATCTATCTCACGCTGGCGGTGATCTTCATCGCGCAGGCCACGAACACGCCTCTGTCGCTGCATGACCTGATCGTAGTGGTGCTCGTATCGCTGGTGACGTCGAAAGGCGCGCACGGCATTCCTGGCTCGGCCATCGTGATTCTGGCGGCCACGTTGTCGGCGATTCCGGCGATCCCGGTGCTCGGCCTCGTGCTGATTCTGCCGGTCGACTGGTTCGTCGGCATTGCCCGCGCGTTGACCAACCTGATCGGCAACTGCGTGGCGACGGTGGTCGTGGCCGTGTGGGAAAACGATATCGACCGGGTGCGCGCGCATCGCGTGCTGAATCGCGATGCGGCTTTGCGTTACGTGCCCGCTGGCGAGGACGCGGGCGTTGAAGCGCTGAGCGGCGAGCGTGTGCCGGCAGTCTGA
- a CDS encoding FadR/GntR family transcriptional regulator has product MKNVPHTVTDAAIATIRERIEAGVYPVGSLLPAQRQLSEELSISRASLREALSTLEALGLLVIRPGKGVYVESAQAAAAQSWRFAEQSSLPDTYQMRFALEGFIARMAALAVSDSDLAWFEENITAMQTALACDELDEAARLDYDFHMRIVSIAGNAAIESILSSSADIMKESQRMPFYRRELVLSTYTEHRAILDALKTRDSAAAGKAIETHISNAAQRAGVYFPTPQT; this is encoded by the coding sequence ATGAAAAACGTCCCGCATACCGTTACCGATGCCGCCATCGCGACCATCCGCGAACGGATTGAAGCGGGCGTCTATCCGGTGGGCAGTCTGCTGCCCGCACAGCGCCAACTGTCCGAGGAACTGTCGATCAGCCGCGCGTCGTTGCGCGAGGCGCTCTCCACGCTGGAGGCGCTCGGCTTGCTGGTGATTCGCCCGGGCAAGGGCGTCTATGTGGAAAGCGCGCAGGCCGCAGCCGCGCAGTCCTGGCGTTTCGCGGAGCAGTCGTCGCTGCCGGACACTTATCAGATGCGTTTCGCACTGGAAGGCTTTATCGCGCGGATGGCGGCGCTGGCGGTCAGCGATTCCGACCTTGCGTGGTTCGAAGAAAACATCACGGCCATGCAAACCGCGCTCGCGTGTGATGAGCTCGACGAAGCCGCCCGTCTCGACTACGACTTCCACATGCGGATCGTGAGCATTGCCGGCAACGCGGCAATTGAGTCGATTCTGAGCAGCAGCGCGGACATCATGAAGGAAAGCCAGCGGATGCCGTTCTACCGGCGCGAACTGGTGTTGTCTACGTACACCGAGCATCGCGCGATTCTGGATGCGCTGAAGACACGCGATTCCGCCGCCGCTGGCAAGGCGATCGAAACGCATATTTCGAACGCCGCACAGCGCGCAGGCGTCTATTTCCCGACACCACAGACGTAA
- the gap gene encoding type I glyceraldehyde-3-phosphate dehydrogenase, whose product MTIRVAINGYGRIGRNTLRAFYENGKKHDIEIVAINDLGDAKTNAHLTQYDTAHGKFPGEVSVDGDYLVVNGDKIRVLANRNPAELPWGELNVDIVLECTGFFTTKEKASAHIKGGAKKVIISAPGGKDVDATIVYGVNHNVLKASDTVISNASCTTNCLAPLVKPLNDKIGLVNGLMTTIHAYTNDQVLTDVYHEDLRRARSATHSQIPAKTGAASAVGLVLPELNGKLDGYAIRVPTINVSVVDLSFIAARDTTVEEVNAIMKEASEGSLKGILGYNTAPLVSIDFNHNPASSTFDSTLTKVSGRLVKVSSWYDNEWGFSNRMLDTAVALANAK is encoded by the coding sequence ATGACGATTCGCGTCGCAATCAACGGCTACGGCCGTATCGGCCGCAACACGCTGCGCGCCTTCTATGAAAACGGCAAGAAGCACGATATCGAAATCGTCGCCATCAACGATCTGGGCGATGCCAAGACCAACGCTCACCTGACCCAATACGACACGGCGCACGGCAAGTTCCCGGGCGAAGTGTCGGTGGACGGTGACTACCTGGTCGTGAACGGCGACAAGATCCGCGTGCTGGCTAACCGCAACCCGGCTGAATTGCCGTGGGGCGAGCTGAACGTCGACATCGTGCTGGAATGCACGGGCTTTTTCACGACCAAGGAAAAGGCGAGCGCGCACATCAAGGGCGGCGCAAAGAAGGTCATCATCTCGGCGCCGGGCGGTAAGGACGTCGACGCAACGATCGTCTACGGCGTGAACCACAACGTGCTGAAGGCATCGGACACGGTCATTTCGAATGCATCGTGCACGACGAACTGCCTGGCACCGCTGGTCAAGCCGCTGAACGACAAGATCGGCCTGGTGAACGGTCTGATGACCACGATCCACGCATACACGAACGACCAGGTTCTGACGGACGTGTATCACGAAGACCTGCGCCGCGCCCGCTCGGCGACGCACAGCCAGATCCCGGCCAAGACCGGCGCAGCGTCGGCAGTTGGCCTGGTGTTGCCGGAACTGAACGGCAAGCTCGACGGCTACGCAATCCGCGTCCCGACGATCAACGTGTCGGTCGTCGATCTGTCGTTCATCGCTGCACGCGACACGACGGTCGAAGAAGTCAACGCGATCATGAAGGAAGCCTCGGAAGGTTCGCTGAAGGGCATCCTCGGCTATAACACGGCACCGCTGGTGTCGATCGACTTCAACCACAACCCGGCTTCGTCGACGTTCGACTCGACGCTGACCAAGGTGTCGGGCCGTCTGGTGAAGGTGTCGAGCTGGTACGACAACGAGTGGGGCTTCTCGAACCGCATGCTGGACACGGCTGTGGCGCTGGCTAACGCGAAGTAA
- the tkt gene encoding transketolase: protein MTTSSPATPSLMANAIRALSMDAVQKANSGHPGMPMGMAEIGVALWSRHLRHNPTNPQWADRDRFVLSNGHGSMLLYSLLHLTGYDLPMEELKNFRQMHSKTPGHPEYGITPGVETTTGPLGQGLANAVGMALAESLLATEFNKADAKIVDHHTYVFVGDGCLMEGISHEACSLAGVLKLNKLIAFYDDNGISIDGEVVHWFHDDTPKRFEAYGWNVIPNVVGHDVDAVDAAIKQAKLSDKPTLICCKTVIGEGAPTKSGSHDSHGSPLGDKEIAATREAIGWKWEPFVIPQEVYAAWDAKDAGAKIESEWDKAFAAYAAKYPQEAAEFKRRDAKQLPADWKEKAAAIIAGANERAETIATRKASQQAIEGLSTVLPELLGGSADLTGSNLTNWKAAVPVRVNAEGKAAGNYVNYGVREFGMSAAINGVALHGGFKAFGGTFLTFSDYSRNALRVAALMKAPSIFVFTHDSIGLGEDGPTHQSIEHVASLRLIPNLQVWRPADTVETAVSWTHAVEHHGPSVLIFSRQNLKFSERTDAQIANIEKGGYVLRDWNDEIVARKIILIATGSEVELALNAVEPLAREGIAARVVSMPSTTVFDKQDAEYRERVLPHGVRRVAIEAGVTDFWRKYVGLEGGVVGIDTFGESAPAGVLFKHFGFTVENVVETAKAALG from the coding sequence ATGACGACCTCGTCTCCCGCAACCCCCTCCCTGATGGCCAACGCAATCCGTGCGCTGTCCATGGATGCCGTTCAAAAAGCGAATTCCGGCCACCCCGGCATGCCAATGGGCATGGCCGAAATCGGCGTGGCTTTGTGGTCGCGCCATCTGCGTCACAACCCGACGAACCCGCAATGGGCCGACCGTGACCGCTTCGTGCTGTCGAACGGCCACGGCTCGATGCTGCTGTACTCGCTGCTGCATCTCACCGGCTACGACCTGCCGATGGAAGAGCTGAAGAACTTCCGTCAAATGCATTCGAAGACGCCGGGGCACCCGGAATACGGCATCACGCCGGGCGTCGAAACGACCACGGGCCCGTTGGGTCAAGGTCTGGCGAATGCGGTCGGCATGGCGCTCGCCGAGTCGCTGCTCGCGACCGAATTCAACAAGGCTGACGCGAAGATCGTCGATCACCACACGTACGTATTTGTCGGCGACGGCTGCCTGATGGAAGGCATCTCGCACGAAGCGTGCTCGCTGGCCGGCGTGCTTAAGCTGAACAAGCTGATCGCCTTCTACGACGACAACGGCATCTCGATCGACGGCGAAGTGGTTCACTGGTTCCACGACGACACGCCGAAGCGCTTCGAGGCGTACGGTTGGAACGTGATCCCGAACGTGGTCGGCCACGATGTCGACGCCGTCGACGCCGCGATCAAGCAGGCCAAGCTGTCGGACAAGCCGACGCTGATCTGCTGCAAGACCGTGATCGGCGAAGGCGCGCCGACCAAGTCCGGCAGCCACGATTCGCACGGCTCGCCGCTCGGCGACAAGGAAATCGCGGCAACGCGTGAAGCGATCGGCTGGAAGTGGGAGCCGTTCGTGATTCCGCAGGAAGTCTACGCAGCGTGGGACGCGAAGGACGCGGGCGCGAAGATCGAATCCGAGTGGGACAAGGCATTCGCGGCTTACGCGGCCAAGTACCCGCAGGAAGCGGCCGAATTCAAGCGCCGCGACGCGAAGCAATTGCCGGCTGACTGGAAGGAAAAGGCAGCCGCGATCATCGCCGGTGCGAACGAGCGCGCTGAAACCATCGCGACGCGTAAGGCATCGCAGCAGGCTATTGAAGGTCTGTCGACGGTTCTGCCCGAACTGCTCGGCGGCTCGGCCGACCTGACCGGCTCGAACCTGACCAACTGGAAGGCAGCGGTTCCGGTGCGTGTGAACGCAGAAGGCAAGGCGGCCGGCAACTACGTGAACTACGGCGTGCGCGAATTCGGCATGAGCGCCGCGATCAACGGCGTCGCGCTGCATGGTGGCTTCAAGGCGTTCGGCGGCACGTTCCTGACGTTCTCCGACTACAGCCGCAATGCACTGCGCGTCGCCGCGCTGATGAAAGCACCGTCGATCTTCGTGTTCACGCACGACTCGATCGGCCTCGGCGAAGACGGCCCGACCCACCAGTCGATCGAACACGTTGCCAGCCTGCGTCTGATCCCGAATCTGCAAGTCTGGCGTCCGGCCGACACCGTCGAAACCGCGGTGTCCTGGACCCACGCGGTCGAACATCACGGCCCGTCGGTCCTGATCTTCAGCCGTCAGAACCTGAAGTTCTCGGAGCGCACCGACGCGCAGATCGCGAACATCGAGAAGGGTGGTTACGTGCTGCGCGACTGGAACGATGAAATCGTCGCACGCAAGATCATCCTGATCGCGACGGGTTCGGAAGTCGAACTGGCGCTGAACGCGGTCGAGCCGCTGGCGCGCGAAGGTATCGCGGCACGTGTCGTGTCGATGCCGTCGACCACCGTGTTCGACAAGCAGGACGCCGAATACCGCGAACGCGTATTGCCGCACGGCGTGCGCCGCGTCGCGATCGAAGCGGGCGTGACGGATTTCTGGCGCAAGTACGTGGGTCTGGAAGGCGGCGTGGTCGGGATCGACACGTTCGGCGAATCGGCCCCGGCTGGCGTGCTGTTCAAGCATTTCGGCTTCACCGTCGAAAACGTTGTAGAGACGGCTAAAGCCGCACTCGGCTGA
- the speE gene encoding polyamine aminopropyltransferase, protein MSAPLLFHPSPDAVYGFPHARLIERVDSPYQRIEVWDTPQLGRLFTLDGRPMTSTGDEFIYHECMVHPAALAHPSPRAALVLGGGDGGAARQLLRHPSIERIVVAELDAEVVRLTREHLPEVHGGAFDDPRVELVIGDAAHYVAAAASAQFDLVIFDLTPPDSPAAGLYTRPFYQQLKRAMSPLAALSVHLGSPYQHVERIAGLLDNLSAEFSSVRTMNTFVPLYGSLWMMATASNTLDPAALPAETIAERLANRRIDSLKHYDPAIHAGLFSASRAVRDKLSQFLKPSI, encoded by the coding sequence GTGAGCGCTCCGCTGCTGTTCCACCCGAGTCCCGACGCCGTCTACGGATTTCCGCACGCGCGGCTGATCGAACGAGTCGACTCGCCGTATCAGCGGATCGAGGTGTGGGATACACCGCAGCTTGGCCGGCTTTTCACGCTCGACGGCCGTCCGATGACCTCCACCGGCGACGAGTTCATCTATCACGAATGCATGGTGCACCCGGCCGCGCTCGCGCATCCTTCACCACGCGCCGCGCTGGTGCTGGGCGGCGGCGATGGCGGCGCCGCGCGGCAACTGCTGCGGCATCCGTCGATCGAGCGGATCGTGGTGGCGGAACTCGATGCGGAAGTCGTCCGCCTGACGCGCGAGCATTTGCCGGAAGTGCACGGCGGCGCTTTCGACGACCCGCGTGTCGAACTGGTGATCGGCGACGCGGCGCATTACGTGGCAGCGGCCGCGTCGGCGCAATTCGACCTTGTGATCTTCGATCTGACGCCGCCCGACTCGCCCGCCGCCGGCCTTTACACACGCCCCTTCTACCAGCAACTCAAGCGCGCGATGAGCCCACTTGCCGCGCTGTCGGTCCATCTCGGCTCGCCGTATCAGCATGTAGAGCGCATTGCCGGCCTGCTCGACAACCTCAGCGCCGAATTCAGCAGCGTCCGCACGATGAACACCTTCGTCCCCCTCTACGGCTCGCTCTGGATGATGGCAACCGCGAGCAACACGCTCGACCCCGCAGCCCTGCCCGCCGAAACAATCGCCGAACGCCTGGCCAATCGCCGGATCGATTCGCTAAAGCACTACGATCCCGCAATCCACGCAGGACTGTTCTCGGCATCGCGAGCCGTGCGCGATAAACTAAGTCAATTCTTAAAGCCATCAATCTGA